One Bacteroidota bacterium genomic window, GCCGGTTCCTGAATTTCCTGCTGATCCCGCTCTATACGAACGTGCTTCTTCCCGGCCCGTACGGGATCATCGCGGTCGTCTATTCCCTCATCGCCTTCGTCAACGTCGTCTACTCGTACGGGATGGAATCGGCCTACTTCAAGTATTCCTCGACGCTGGAACTCGGCACGCCGAAAGAGAATTTCACCACGCCGTTCGCCGCGCTCCTGGCGTCCTCCATCTTCTTTTCTCTGCTGATCGCGGCGTTCGCGAGCCCGCTCGCCGCGGCGATGAGCCTTCCGCCCGGGTTCAAATCCATCGTCTATTACGCGGCGGGGATCCTCGCGTTCGACGCGCTTGCGATCATTCCGTTCGCCACCCTCCGGATGGAGCGGAAGGCCGTGCAGTTTGCCTCGCTCAAGTTTGTCAATATCGTCGTGAACGTCGGGATGAACGTCGCTCTTCTTGTGGGACTCCACATGGGGGTCGAGGGGATCTTCATCAGCGGACTCACGGCATCGGTGCTGACCTTCCTTCTTCTCATTCCGACGATCGTCCGCCATCTTTCCCCGGGCTTCCACCCGGGCCTCCTGAAGGCGCTCCTGAAATTCGGGTTACCCTCGATCCCGGCGGGCTTGTCCGCCACGGCGGTCCAGGTCATCGACAGGCCGATCCTCCGGGCCCTCACCGACGACGCCACCGTGGGAATCTACCAGGCAAATTACCGCCTCGGGATTTTCATGATGCTCATCGTTTCGATGTACGATTACGCGTGGCGGCCTTTCTTCTTCTCCATGGCGAAGGATCCGAGGGCGAAGGAGATCTTCGCCCGCGCGCTCACGTATCTGGTCCTTCTCATGTCGGTGATTTTCCTCGGGGTTTCGTTGTTCGTGGGAGATATCGTCAAACTGAGCATCTTCGGGAGGCATATCATCAGCCCCAACTACTGGGACGGGCTTTCCATCGTGCCTGTTGTGCTTCTGGGGTATCTGTTTTTCGGAATCTAC contains:
- a CDS encoding oligosaccharide flippase family protein; the protein is MLQQLKRLGGETIIYGTSTIIGRFLNFLLIPLYTNVLLPGPYGIIAVVYSLIAFVNVVYSYGMESAYFKYSSTLELGTPKENFTTPFAALLASSIFFSLLIAAFASPLAAAMSLPPGFKSIVYYAAGILAFDALAIIPFATLRMERKAVQFASLKFVNIVVNVGMNVALLVGLHMGVEGIFISGLTASVLTFLLLIPTIVRHLSPGFHPGLLKALLKFGLPSIPAGLSATAVQVIDRPILRALTDDATVGIYQANYRLGIFMMLIVSMYDYAWRPFFFSMAKDPRAKEIFARALTYLVLLMSVIFLGVSLFVGDIVKLSIFGRHIISPNYWDGLSIVPVVLLGYLFFGIYINVSAGIYIEKKTYYLPAIMFFGALVNVLANYLLIPSYGMMGAAWATFFAYLAMAVAGYFVARRVYPVPYEGGRLLKIGGAVAAVMLLYPALPVSPGTPVLLWKAGILVLFLGLMFVMKFFDARELSVLRQLTAAARTRKEVGAEQEPPVEESGAS